One window of the Corynebacterium glutamicum ATCC 13032 genome contains the following:
- a CDS encoding Na+/H+ antiporter subunit A, whose protein sequence is MLILFLALTAAAVVAPILIRTLGRPAFGLLALVPGIGFFWVLSEFIKGTFKDGGELLLHYAWMPSAHLNIDFRMDSLAALFSLIVLGVGALVLLYCWGYFDSNAGRLSAFGAELVAFAMAMFGLVISDNILLMYVFWEITSVLSFLLVGYYGERASSRRSAGQALMVTTLGGLAMLVGIILMGTQTGVWRFSEIPAYSSSWADVPYISAAAALILAGALSKSAIAPTHFWLPGAMAAPTPVSAYLHSAAMVKAGIYLVARLSPDLNVVGSWYLIIIPLGMLTMLMGGWMALRQKDLKLILAYGTVSQLGFIISVVGIGTREALLAGLALTVAHSLFKATLFMTVGAIDHTTGTRDIRKLSGLWRKQPILFAVAAVSAASMAGIPPLFGFIAKETALDTVLNEQMLHGMPGRLMLAGIVLGSIFTMAYSCYFLYEAFATKHSKFPEANGVSPAVEAMHPVKFKLWIAPVILAILTVVFGVFPKPVSEAIVTHLDNVTPSLDDVHTKLALWHGLNLPLLLSVVIIISGFIIFWERDTVERLRPNTAAFGSADTAYDAILDALRVLSHRLTASTQRGSLTLNVGVIFFVLTIVPLIALITGEQSDVRMELWDSPIQGFIAAIIIVVAIVATTMDNRLSALILVGVTGYGIAVIFALHGAPDLALTQVLVETIVMVVFMLVLRKMPTEVAWKAEPKQSRVRAWLAGATGLSVVIVTIFAMNARTTEPISVYMQDLAYEIGHGANTVNVLLVDLRGFDTFGEISVLVIAATGIASLVYRNRSFRKDSRRPTLATTGRRWLAAAVDTERAQNRSLMVDVATRILFPAMIMLSVYFFFAGHNAPGGGFAGGLVASLAFALRYLAGGREELEEALPIDAGRILGTGLFVSATAVLWPMVLLGEPPLTSHIWDLTLPLIGEIHIASALLFDLGVYLIVIGLTMHILNSLGGQLDRDEEMRKQRARDRARRLARNQRREAATVGARRSNEKSTRQMPTIRPPGADTESVEQNGENQTSISTKRLKQEGK, encoded by the coding sequence GTGCTCATTCTTTTTCTCGCGCTCACTGCAGCCGCAGTAGTCGCCCCCATCCTGATCCGAACTCTCGGTCGACCAGCTTTTGGTCTGCTGGCGCTTGTACCTGGCATTGGTTTTTTCTGGGTGCTTTCGGAGTTCATCAAAGGCACTTTCAAGGATGGAGGTGAACTCCTCCTCCACTATGCCTGGATGCCTTCGGCTCACCTCAATATCGATTTCCGTATGGATTCCCTCGCGGCGCTGTTCTCACTCATCGTCTTAGGCGTGGGCGCCCTAGTGCTGCTGTACTGCTGGGGATATTTTGATTCCAACGCGGGTCGCCTCAGTGCCTTTGGTGCTGAACTGGTGGCCTTCGCCATGGCGATGTTTGGTCTTGTCATTTCAGACAACATCCTGCTGATGTACGTCTTCTGGGAAATCACCTCCGTTTTATCCTTCCTCCTGGTTGGTTATTACGGCGAACGCGCATCTTCACGTCGCTCTGCAGGTCAAGCCTTGATGGTGACCACCCTGGGTGGATTGGCCATGCTGGTGGGCATCATTTTGATGGGTACCCAAACTGGCGTGTGGCGATTCTCTGAGATCCCTGCCTACTCAAGCTCCTGGGCAGATGTGCCGTATATTTCCGCTGCTGCTGCCCTTATCTTGGCTGGCGCACTATCCAAATCGGCTATCGCACCAACCCACTTCTGGCTTCCCGGCGCGATGGCCGCACCAACGCCGGTGTCTGCTTACCTGCACTCCGCAGCGATGGTGAAGGCGGGTATTTACCTTGTGGCTCGCCTCTCTCCAGACCTCAACGTAGTTGGTTCGTGGTACCTGATCATCATCCCGTTGGGCATGTTGACCATGCTCATGGGTGGTTGGATGGCGCTGCGCCAAAAGGATCTCAAGCTGATCCTGGCGTACGGCACGGTATCCCAGTTGGGCTTCATTATTTCCGTGGTGGGCATTGGTACCCGCGAAGCTTTGCTGGCAGGTCTTGCACTGACCGTTGCGCACTCCTTGTTTAAGGCAACATTGTTCATGACAGTTGGTGCCATTGACCACACCACCGGAACTCGTGATATTCGTAAACTCTCCGGTCTGTGGCGTAAACAACCGATCCTGTTCGCCGTTGCTGCTGTTTCGGCGGCGTCCATGGCTGGTATTCCGCCACTGTTTGGTTTTATCGCCAAGGAAACAGCGCTGGATACCGTGTTGAATGAGCAGATGTTGCATGGCATGCCAGGTCGATTGATGCTGGCTGGCATCGTTTTGGGTTCCATCTTCACCATGGCATATTCCTGCTACTTCCTGTACGAAGCCTTTGCCACGAAGCACTCCAAATTCCCAGAGGCCAACGGTGTCTCACCTGCAGTGGAGGCAATGCATCCGGTGAAGTTTAAGCTGTGGATCGCACCTGTCATCCTGGCTATTTTGACCGTAGTGTTTGGTGTTTTCCCCAAGCCAGTGTCGGAAGCAATTGTCACGCATCTTGATAACGTCACGCCATCGCTTGATGATGTCCACACCAAACTGGCCTTGTGGCATGGTCTGAATCTACCGCTGCTGCTGTCTGTGGTGATCATCATTTCCGGATTCATCATCTTCTGGGAGCGAGACACCGTCGAACGTTTGCGCCCTAACACCGCAGCGTTTGGCAGTGCCGATACCGCCTACGACGCCATTCTTGATGCACTGCGTGTGCTCTCCCACCGCCTGACTGCATCCACCCAGCGTGGTTCTTTGACCCTGAACGTCGGTGTGATCTTCTTCGTCCTCACGATTGTTCCGCTGATCGCTTTGATCACTGGCGAACAAAGCGATGTCCGCATGGAGCTGTGGGATAGCCCTATTCAGGGCTTCATCGCGGCCATCATTATCGTCGTTGCGATTGTGGCAACCACCATGGATAACCGTTTGTCTGCGCTGATTTTGGTGGGTGTGACAGGTTATGGCATTGCCGTTATCTTCGCGCTACATGGCGCACCGGACTTGGCGCTAACCCAGGTGCTGGTGGAGACCATCGTCATGGTGGTATTCATGCTGGTGCTGCGTAAAATGCCGACAGAAGTTGCGTGGAAGGCAGAACCTAAACAGTCTCGCGTGCGAGCGTGGCTTGCTGGCGCCACCGGATTGTCCGTTGTTATTGTCACCATTTTTGCCATGAATGCTCGCACCACTGAACCGATCTCTGTATACATGCAGGATCTGGCCTATGAGATCGGACATGGCGCAAACACCGTCAACGTACTGCTCGTAGACCTGCGTGGTTTTGATACCTTCGGTGAAATTTCCGTCCTTGTGATCGCGGCAACCGGTATCGCCTCCCTGGTCTACCGAAACCGCAGCTTCCGCAAGGATTCTCGCAGACCAACCCTGGCTACCACTGGTCGCCGTTGGTTGGCTGCTGCTGTTGATACCGAAAGGGCGCAGAACCGCTCGCTGATGGTTGATGTGGCAACGCGCATCCTCTTCCCTGCCATGATCATGTTGTCTGTGTACTTCTTCTTCGCCGGACACAACGCGCCGGGCGGCGGATTCGCCGGCGGCCTTGTTGCCTCCTTGGCGTTCGCCTTGCGCTACCTTGCCGGTGGACGTGAAGAACTTGAAGAAGCGTTGCCTATCGACGCCGGCCGTATCTTGGGAACTGGACTATTTGTTTCTGCAACTGCAGTGCTGTGGCCCATGGTTCTTCTTGGTGAACCACCGCTGACCTCCCATATTTGGGATCTCACACTGCCACTTATCGGTGAGATTCACATTGCATCCGCGCTGCTCTTTGACCTTGGTGTCTACCTGATCGTCATCGGTTTGACCATGCACATTCTCAACAGTTTGGGCGGCCAGCTCGACCGCGATGAGGAAATGCGTAAGCAGCGTGCGCGCGACCGAGCTCGACGCTTGGCGCGCAACCAGCGTCGAGAAGCAGCAACCGTCGGCGCACGCAGGTCGAACGAGAAATCGACACGCCAAATGCCGACGATTCGGCCTCCAGGGGCAGACACAGAATCGGTGGAGCAGAACGGTGAGAACCAGACGTCGATAAGCACAAAGCGTTTAAAGCAGGAAGGAAAATAA
- a CDS encoding Na+/H+ antiporter subunit D, with the protein MTSLYETLVPLIPYMVPLPIILPAVAAALALILSKYLTAQRTITLSVLAFLIGLNATMLYVVDREGIQTLQLGGWDAPIGITLVADRLSVSMLTVSSIVLFSVMWYAISQGIRDGGKDEPVAVFLPTYLLLSMGVNLAFLAGDLFNLYVGFEVLLVASYVLLTLGASPARVRSGVGYVMVSMASSMVFLFGLAMVYASVGTLNMAHVGLRMEDVPSGTRSAIFAVLLVAFGIKAAVFPLDSWLPDSYPTAPSLVTAVFAGLLTKVGVYSIIRARSIIFTDGSLDTMLMWVALATMLIGILGAMAQNDIKRLLSFTLVSHIGYMIFGVALGSAQGLSGAIFYAIHHILVQTSLFLVVGLVERQAGSSSLRRLGSLAYISPLLAILYFIPAINLGGIPPFSGFLGKIMLIEAGAEDGSWLAWVLIAGAVVTSLLTLYTMVLVWSKAFWRDRKDAPDGATALARPAPLVDIQDEVAVKDRNDVGRMPWGMVFSTALLVSASLAVSVLAGPLSSITGRAAESAQDVNIYRAAVLGPNYLDPSRTLEMERYDANRDDINHRVDTNGTEDQP; encoded by the coding sequence ATGACTAGTTTGTACGAAACTCTCGTCCCGTTGATCCCTTATATGGTCCCGCTGCCCATCATTTTGCCTGCGGTTGCGGCGGCGCTGGCATTGATTTTGTCGAAATATCTGACAGCGCAGCGCACCATTACTTTGTCTGTTTTGGCGTTCCTCATTGGTCTTAACGCCACCATGCTGTACGTGGTGGATCGCGAAGGCATTCAGACTTTGCAGTTGGGTGGCTGGGATGCCCCGATCGGAATCACCCTGGTGGCCGACCGACTGTCTGTTTCCATGCTGACGGTGAGTTCCATCGTGCTGTTTTCTGTCATGTGGTACGCGATCAGCCAGGGTATTCGCGACGGCGGCAAGGACGAACCTGTTGCAGTGTTCCTGCCTACTTACCTGCTGCTCTCGATGGGCGTGAACCTGGCGTTCCTCGCTGGCGACCTGTTTAACCTCTACGTTGGTTTCGAAGTGCTGCTGGTGGCGTCATACGTGCTGCTCACCTTGGGTGCATCGCCGGCACGTGTACGTTCCGGCGTGGGTTACGTGATGGTGTCCATGGCGTCATCGATGGTGTTCCTGTTTGGACTCGCAATGGTTTACGCCTCAGTGGGCACGTTGAACATGGCTCACGTTGGCCTACGCATGGAAGATGTTCCGTCTGGAACTCGCTCCGCGATCTTCGCAGTGTTGCTCGTGGCATTCGGTATTAAAGCTGCCGTGTTCCCCCTAGATTCCTGGCTGCCGGACTCCTACCCCACCGCGCCATCGCTGGTCACCGCGGTGTTCGCAGGTCTGTTGACCAAGGTGGGTGTGTATTCCATCATTCGAGCACGCTCGATTATTTTCACCGATGGATCCCTTGACACCATGCTGATGTGGGTGGCACTCGCCACCATGCTCATTGGTATTTTGGGCGCGATGGCGCAAAACGATATCAAACGTTTGTTGTCATTTACTCTGGTCAGCCACATCGGCTACATGATCTTCGGCGTAGCCCTTGGATCTGCACAGGGTTTGTCTGGTGCGATCTTCTACGCAATCCACCACATTCTGGTTCAGACTTCCCTGTTCCTGGTGGTCGGTCTGGTGGAACGCCAAGCCGGATCCTCCTCGCTGCGACGCCTTGGATCCCTGGCATATATCTCCCCACTTCTTGCGATTTTGTACTTCATCCCCGCCATCAACCTGGGTGGTATCCCACCGTTCTCCGGCTTCCTGGGCAAGATCATGCTCATCGAAGCCGGCGCCGAAGATGGCAGTTGGCTGGCATGGGTCCTTATCGCAGGCGCCGTTGTCACCTCACTGCTCACCTTGTACACCATGGTTCTGGTCTGGTCCAAGGCCTTCTGGCGCGACCGTAAAGACGCCCCCGATGGAGCAACCGCACTAGCAAGACCCGCACCTTTGGTAGATATCCAAGACGAAGTCGCCGTTAAAGACCGCAACGATGTCGGACGGATGCCTTGGGGCATGGTCTTCTCCACTGCCCTGTTGGTTTCCGCATCCCTTGCTGTATCCGTGCTCGCAGGACCACTGTCATCTATTACTGGACGCGCCGCCGAATCCGCACAAGATGTCAACATCTACCGCGCCGCAGTACTCGGCCCCAACTACCTCGACCCATCACGCACACTCGAGATGGAGCGTTACGACGCCAACCGCGATGACATCAACCACCGCGTCGACACCAATGGAACGGAGGACCAACCATGA
- a CDS encoding monovalent cation/H+ antiporter complex subunit F, translating into MDNTLYTAGLTIAAAFFMLSFIFTIYRIIVGPNSIDRLLGLDGTVSMIQCSMATYICWTLDTTVTNFMMVIALLGFISSVSVARFRKRDGA; encoded by the coding sequence ATGGACAACACCCTCTACACAGCAGGCCTCACAATCGCAGCTGCCTTTTTCATGCTGTCGTTCATCTTCACCATCTACCGCATCATCGTCGGGCCCAACTCCATCGATCGCCTACTCGGCCTGGACGGAACCGTCTCCATGATTCAATGCTCCATGGCCACCTACATCTGCTGGACACTCGACACCACCGTCACCAACTTCATGATGGTCATCGCACTCTTAGGATTCATCAGCTCTGTATCCGTAGCCCGCTTCCGCAAGAGGGATGGTGCCTAA
- a CDS encoding Na(+)/H(+) antiporter subunit C → MVANLFLLLAAGTLISAGVYLLLDRAMTKMIMGLMLIGNGANLLILVAGGSAGSPPILGRESEIYGDKTADPLAQAMILTAIVISMALTAFMLSLAYRQYRYRTEDFIEDDTEDVAITVRPSFASAAPDHDASDDPETGRMTSDGDDFGPESFEAPLKGDKDD, encoded by the coding sequence ATGGTAGCCAACCTTTTCCTGCTCCTAGCTGCTGGAACTCTCATTTCTGCGGGTGTGTATCTGCTGCTTGATCGCGCGATGACCAAAATGATCATGGGTCTCATGCTGATCGGCAACGGAGCCAACCTGCTGATTTTGGTCGCTGGAGGTTCCGCTGGATCGCCACCGATTCTGGGGCGTGAAAGCGAAATCTACGGCGACAAAACCGCTGATCCGCTAGCCCAAGCCATGATCCTGACCGCCATCGTGATCTCGATGGCGCTGACCGCGTTCATGCTGTCGCTTGCCTACCGTCAATACCGTTACCGCACCGAGGACTTCATTGAAGATGACACCGAGGACGTTGCAATCACCGTCCGCCCCAGTTTTGCGTCTGCTGCACCTGACCACGATGCATCTGACGACCCAGAAACTGGTCGCATGACCTCAGACGGCGACGATTTCGGCCCAGAATCCTTCGAAGCACCACTGAAGGGAGATAAGGATGACTAG
- a CDS encoding dipeptidase: MTQFENAQVLKENIENQREQIFTQLKEIVSFNSVHSDPNLLEDYAGAKEWVKETLTNAGLTVSEFAAEDGTTNFIGTRKGSEGAPKVLLYSHFDVVPSGPLDLWDTNPFELTERDAGHGTRWYGRGAADCKGNLVMHLAALRAVEASGDTTLNLTYVVEGSEEMGGGALSALIKDKPELFDADVILIADSGNASVGTPTLTTTLRGGGQVTVTVDTLEGAVHSGQYGGAAPDAVAALVRVLDTLRDEHGRTVIDGVNTTANWKGEPYDPETFRSDAGILDGVDIMGDGDNPASMLWSRPAISITGFTSTPVAEALNAVPATASAKLNLRVPAGLEANDVAEKLKQHLINHTPWGAKITVEIDDINQPFSTDITGPAMSTLASCLSAAYEGKDLVTEGSGGSIPLCTELIEVNPEAELALYGVEEPLTVIHSANESVDPNEIRDIATAEALFLLNYTK; the protein is encoded by the coding sequence ATGACCCAATTCGAAAACGCGCAAGTACTTAAAGAGAACATCGAAAACCAACGCGAGCAGATCTTTACCCAGTTGAAAGAAATTGTGTCTTTCAACTCCGTGCACAGCGATCCAAACCTACTGGAGGACTACGCCGGCGCGAAAGAATGGGTAAAAGAAACACTGACCAACGCAGGTCTCACCGTCAGCGAATTCGCTGCCGAAGATGGAACCACCAACTTCATCGGCACCCGCAAGGGCTCCGAAGGTGCACCAAAGGTACTGCTGTACAGCCACTTCGACGTTGTCCCATCCGGCCCTTTGGATCTCTGGGACACCAATCCTTTTGAACTCACCGAGCGCGACGCTGGCCACGGCACCCGCTGGTACGGCCGCGGCGCCGCTGACTGCAAGGGCAACCTGGTCATGCACCTCGCAGCACTGCGCGCCGTCGAAGCCAGCGGCGACACCACACTCAACCTCACCTACGTGGTCGAGGGCTCCGAGGAAATGGGAGGCGGAGCGCTCAGCGCGCTCATCAAGGACAAGCCTGAGCTTTTCGACGCAGATGTCATCTTGATTGCAGACAGCGGAAACGCTTCCGTGGGCACCCCAACCTTGACCACTACCCTGCGCGGTGGCGGACAGGTCACCGTCACCGTGGACACCCTTGAAGGCGCTGTTCACTCCGGCCAGTACGGTGGCGCTGCCCCAGATGCTGTTGCTGCTCTCGTGCGCGTTCTGGATACTTTGCGCGATGAACACGGACGCACCGTCATCGACGGCGTCAACACCACCGCAAACTGGAAGGGCGAGCCTTATGATCCAGAGACTTTCCGCAGCGATGCCGGCATCCTCGACGGTGTAGACATCATGGGCGACGGCGACAACCCAGCAAGCATGCTGTGGTCCAGGCCTGCAATCTCCATCACCGGATTCACTTCCACCCCAGTGGCAGAAGCACTCAACGCAGTGCCCGCAACGGCATCCGCCAAGCTAAACCTTCGCGTGCCAGCAGGCCTGGAAGCAAACGATGTGGCCGAGAAGCTGAAGCAGCACCTGATCAATCACACACCTTGGGGCGCAAAGATCACGGTGGAGATCGATGACATTAACCAACCGTTCTCCACCGATATTACCGGCCCTGCAATGTCCACCCTGGCGTCCTGCCTGAGCGCTGCGTACGAGGGCAAGGATCTTGTCACCGAAGGCAGCGGCGGATCCATTCCACTGTGTACCGAACTGATTGAGGTCAACCCAGAAGCAGAATTGGCACTCTACGGTGTGGAAGAACCCCTCACCGTTATCCACTCCGCTAATGAATCTGTTGACCCCAATGAGATTCGCGATATCGCCACCGCAGAAGCATTGTTCCTGCTCAACTACACCAAGTAG
- a CDS encoding vWA domain-containing protein — MVNTLNSKTVNVPRFARGVVAAATALFFGALVSLAPSALAQEPPAVEAGASGSLSNLGACIADKGTLDVIIMIDETESLIHEARDGVVNANEPGADAQHHRVPAAQSFVDELLAKQSDGDLNTRIRVAGFGQTYKSGATDPDNYGAWTQLDASTVGGVQDEISRFADRTQEQYTNYASAIEGAYQDFTRSGSEDACRMLVTFTDGALTAQEGADVAEAALCAPGGVTDRLRSAGITHIGIGLSAPTNPSDFSLLRGTTAGGGTCGVEPANGAFFPADNVGGLFAAFREALAIGGETIGETRAGDPFSFTLDNSVNSVRFTAIAKDDLGPNAHLVLTAPNGETVELKDSGSSVANSTDVSWEAESSPVKMADGSLNLQQGGDWKGVWQIQFQGIDPAAVDGRVFNSVEIQPDLQLVFSGGDSTSGALNLRDDQQLNMQLVGRDGQPRILEGSALVDLGFTRADTGEFAPLAQGIDISGGELSFPLDTISQLPAIGTVEARTTITTAGVDDLPGTTLSPILNTTRITITQRDMPQLPASVRFTADEDVVTVDIPITGPGKVWIAPGTQLSGVLPDGVDGIAASSTFDSPDNALVLGLDEQGTIPVELTVSDLRDGLVNGSIPLQISNAEGANETSVDLPTEGTLSVPINASTFALAFILALVLSLLIPLLILYIVRFLSAKVPSSAMSGVRIPVEFSGEALRYAGSTMPDLASQTTATKQVVVHGDTFNVEGHKLKVQRFQLNPIASPAVIVQTDPSISFDGKQKGTQAKLPLAVQGSWFLTASGADPSKMELIALTNLPLEQGQIDRMIAGITSKAPDRARELQKLLDDAATSQPAKVPPRAPAAQGHVEKQAPSFGTGSGGGFGSSNGGGFGSGSGSNDTNGGFGSSGGFGAR, encoded by the coding sequence ATGGTGAACACGTTGAACTCTAAAACCGTGAATGTACCCCGTTTTGCCAGAGGCGTTGTTGCTGCAGCCACAGCGCTATTTTTTGGCGCTTTGGTAAGCCTCGCGCCTAGTGCGTTGGCGCAGGAACCACCTGCAGTTGAGGCCGGAGCGTCAGGTTCTTTGAGCAACCTGGGTGCCTGCATCGCTGATAAAGGCACTCTTGATGTCATCATCATGATCGATGAGACAGAATCCTTGATCCATGAAGCTCGTGACGGCGTGGTCAACGCCAATGAACCAGGCGCGGACGCACAGCACCACCGTGTTCCTGCAGCACAGAGCTTTGTGGATGAGCTTCTAGCCAAGCAAAGCGATGGTGATCTGAACACCCGCATCCGTGTTGCTGGTTTCGGCCAGACGTACAAATCTGGTGCCACTGATCCAGACAATTACGGAGCATGGACGCAACTAGATGCCTCCACCGTTGGCGGAGTACAAGATGAAATCTCCCGCTTCGCTGACCGCACCCAGGAGCAGTACACCAACTACGCCTCCGCGATTGAGGGCGCTTACCAGGACTTCACTAGGTCCGGCTCTGAGGACGCCTGCCGCATGCTGGTGACCTTCACCGACGGCGCACTGACCGCTCAAGAAGGCGCCGATGTTGCAGAAGCAGCACTGTGCGCGCCGGGTGGCGTCACCGATCGACTGCGCAGTGCTGGCATCACCCACATCGGCATCGGTTTATCGGCACCTACCAACCCATCTGATTTCAGCCTGCTGCGCGGAACCACCGCAGGTGGCGGAACATGTGGTGTCGAACCAGCTAACGGTGCATTCTTCCCAGCAGATAACGTGGGCGGACTTTTCGCAGCATTCCGTGAAGCCCTTGCGATTGGTGGTGAAACAATTGGTGAAACCCGAGCTGGTGATCCTTTCAGCTTCACCCTGGACAACTCGGTGAACTCTGTGCGTTTCACCGCGATCGCCAAGGATGATCTCGGCCCGAACGCCCACTTGGTGCTCACCGCACCCAACGGCGAAACGGTTGAGCTCAAAGATTCTGGAAGCAGCGTCGCCAACAGCACTGACGTGAGTTGGGAAGCCGAAAGCAGCCCAGTAAAAATGGCTGATGGTTCCCTCAACCTGCAGCAAGGTGGGGATTGGAAGGGTGTCTGGCAGATTCAGTTCCAAGGAATTGATCCTGCAGCGGTTGATGGACGCGTATTCAACTCAGTGGAGATCCAGCCTGACCTCCAGCTTGTGTTCAGTGGCGGTGATTCGACGTCAGGTGCACTTAACCTTCGCGATGATCAGCAGCTGAATATGCAGCTGGTGGGCCGTGATGGTCAGCCACGCATCCTTGAGGGGTCCGCGCTGGTCGATCTTGGTTTCACCCGCGCAGATACCGGCGAGTTCGCCCCTTTGGCTCAAGGAATTGATATTTCTGGCGGCGAATTAAGCTTCCCGCTGGATACGATTTCGCAGCTCCCAGCCATCGGCACGGTGGAAGCGCGTACCACGATCACCACCGCAGGCGTCGATGATCTCCCCGGCACCACGTTGAGCCCAATTCTCAACACCACGCGCATCACCATCACTCAGCGCGATATGCCTCAGCTGCCAGCGTCGGTTCGCTTCACAGCGGATGAGGACGTTGTTACCGTAGACATCCCCATCACCGGCCCCGGCAAGGTATGGATTGCACCGGGAACCCAGCTCAGCGGAGTGCTTCCAGACGGCGTGGACGGCATTGCAGCATCAAGTACTTTCGACAGCCCAGATAATGCTTTGGTGCTCGGACTGGATGAGCAGGGCACGATTCCTGTTGAACTAACCGTGAGCGATCTTCGTGACGGACTGGTCAACGGCTCGATTCCACTCCAGATCTCCAACGCTGAGGGCGCCAATGAAACCAGCGTGGATCTGCCGACAGAAGGCACGTTGAGCGTTCCCATTAACGCCTCCACTTTCGCATTGGCATTCATTTTGGCCCTTGTGCTTTCCCTCCTGATTCCGCTGCTCATTTTGTATATTGTGCGTTTCCTCTCCGCAAAGGTTCCGTCCTCTGCGATGAGTGGCGTGCGCATTCCAGTGGAATTCTCCGGTGAAGCTCTGCGCTATGCGGGCAGCACTATGCCTGATCTCGCATCGCAAACCACCGCCACCAAGCAGGTCGTTGTTCATGGAGACACCTTCAATGTGGAAGGCCACAAACTTAAAGTCCAGCGCTTCCAGCTGAACCCGATTGCGTCTCCTGCAGTGATCGTGCAGACCGACCCGTCGATCAGCTTCGACGGCAAACAAAAGGGCACACAAGCTAAACTCCCGCTGGCGGTCCAAGGCAGTTGGTTCCTCACTGCAAGCGGCGCTGACCCTTCCAAGATGGAACTCATCGCCCTGACAAACCTGCCGCTCGAGCAGGGCCAAATCGACCGCATGATCGCAGGTATCACCAGCAAAGCCCCTGATAGGGCACGCGAACTACAAAAATTGCTTGACGACGCCGCGACCTCCCAGCCCGCAAAGGTTCCACCGCGCGCCCCAGCCGCGCAGGGCCACGTCGAAAAGCAAGCTCCTAGTTTTGGCACTGGTTCCGGTGGTGGTTTCGGCTCCAGCAATGGTGGAGGCTTTGGCTCCGGTAGCGGATCCAACGACACAAATGGTGGATTTGGTTCCAGCGGCGGCTTCGGCGCGCGATAA
- a CDS encoding Na+/H+ antiporter subunit E translates to MISGFKRRFRPVFIIGLTLMWVMLMAEFTWANFVGGFLVASAIVLFLPLPAMPIENISIRWGSLILLILNWFKDLAVASVKVAWLALRPADPPRTAIVQVPMRVQNDLVLSFATMLYNLQPGGTVTDIDIANRMWTIHVLDADDEEDLRREIQNVADLEATLIHTFERS, encoded by the coding sequence ATGATCAGTGGATTCAAACGACGCTTCCGCCCCGTCTTCATCATCGGCCTCACCCTGATGTGGGTCATGCTCATGGCAGAATTCACCTGGGCAAACTTCGTCGGCGGTTTCCTCGTAGCTAGCGCAATCGTGCTGTTCCTCCCACTTCCAGCCATGCCGATTGAGAACATCTCCATCCGCTGGGGATCACTCATCCTGCTGATCCTCAACTGGTTCAAAGACCTCGCCGTGGCATCAGTCAAAGTTGCTTGGCTCGCACTACGCCCAGCCGACCCACCGCGCACCGCCATTGTGCAAGTACCCATGCGCGTTCAAAACGACCTAGTTTTGTCATTCGCCACAATGCTCTACAACTTGCAGCCCGGCGGAACCGTCACAGACATCGACATCGCCAACAGAATGTGGACCATCCACGTACTCGACGCCGACGACGAAGAAGACCTCCGCCGCGAGATCCAAAACGTCGCAGACCTAGAAGCCACCCTGATCCACACCTTTGAAAGGAGCTAA
- the mnhG gene encoding monovalent cation/H(+) antiporter subunit G, with the protein MTLQLFTDIVSLVFILSGAFLSFSASIGLIRFKDTMSRVHAMTKPQTTGLILTVVGAIIRILGHEHFDQSQRSDLGVLVLLVLFALLTSPVTAQRVGRVSRREGLYGAKDDMSDNQAPAELKPKKS; encoded by the coding sequence ATGACCCTGCAACTATTCACCGACATCGTGTCTCTGGTGTTCATTCTCAGCGGCGCATTCTTGTCATTCTCCGCATCCATCGGCCTCATACGATTCAAAGACACCATGTCCAGAGTCCACGCCATGACCAAACCCCAAACAACCGGCCTTATCCTCACCGTTGTAGGCGCAATCATCCGCATCTTAGGCCACGAACACTTCGATCAATCACAACGCAGTGACCTCGGAGTCCTTGTTCTCCTCGTACTGTTTGCACTGCTCACCAGCCCAGTGACCGCGCAGCGTGTCGGCCGTGTGTCCAGGCGTGAAGGACTCTACGGTGCAAAGGACGATATGTCGGATAACCAGGCTCCTGCGGAGTTGAAGCCGAAGAAGTCTTGA